A section of the Candidatus Hydrogenedentota bacterium genome encodes:
- a CDS encoding ATP-dependent Clp protease adaptor ClpS gives MPEYVPGTKEGVGVKPREETKVPRRYKVLMHNDDYTTMEFVVQVLQAVFRRPHPDAVRIMLRIHKGGVGVCGVYPSQIAEVKIAAVHDLARSHGFPLLCTMEEE, from the coding sequence GTGCCGGAGTATGTGCCAGGGACAAAAGAAGGCGTGGGCGTCAAGCCGCGCGAGGAAACGAAGGTACCGCGCCGGTACAAGGTGCTGATGCATAACGACGACTACACCACGATGGAATTCGTCGTTCAGGTGCTGCAAGCGGTCTTTCGGCGCCCCCACCCTGACGCGGTGCGCATCATGCTCCGCATTCACAAGGGAGGCGTGGGCGTGTGCGGCGTCTACCCCTCGCAGATTGCCGAAGTGAAGATCGCCGCGGTGCACGACCTGGCCCGTTCGCACGGGTTCCCATTACTGTGCACCATGGAAGAGGAGTGA